Proteins found in one Fusarium oxysporum Fo47 chromosome V, complete sequence genomic segment:
- a CDS encoding WD40-repeat-containing domain protein, with product MLCGISGEAPQEPVVSKKSGVVYEKRLIDQYINEHGTEPDSGEALTADDLLPIHSSRIVRPRPPTLTSIPALLATFQNEWDALALETYNLKEQLARTREELATALYQHDAAVRVIARLTRERDEARDALSKVTVTGGAVDGDSMQVDSVEKLPEELVAKVDETHQTLSKGRKKRPVPEGWATGEEISAFESATTHSLPVPEATALTVGGTNAAAVGGLKGQAVVYSTTEDKVEQSLSVGEPVTDAVWAEAGVAFATGQGSVKVFQEGNQVASLSEHAGAATALSLHPSGEILASVGTDKSIVFYDLVAQKRVARAYTDAALTSCAFHPDGHLFAAGTTSGEIKLFMTNTLEQAASFSLGAPIQALSFSENGYWFAATAKGQTMVTIFDLRKEGDAAVAKVLETGGPVQSLAWDYSGQFLATGGAAGVTVQQFTKSSKKWTEPLKSSTPSVAVRWGESAKQIVTVNGEGVVSVLATKE from the exons ATGCTTTGCGGAA TTTCTGGAGAGGCTCCTCAAGAGCCCGTCGTTTCTAAGAAGTCCG GTGTTGTTTACGAGAAGCGCCTTATCGATCAATATATCAACGAACATGGCACCGAGCCCGATTCTGGCGAGGCCCTGACCGCCGATGACCTCCTCCCCATCCATTCGTCGCGTATTGTCCGACCGCGTCCTCCTACCCTCACATCGATTCCCGCTCTCCTCGCTACTTTCCAGAACGAATGGGACGCGCTGGCTTTAGAGACATATAACCTTAAGGAGCAGCTTGCGCGCACCAGAGAGGAGCTTGCCACAGCATTGTATCAGCACGACGCTGCCGTCCGAGTTATTGCACGACTCACAAGGGAGCGAGACGAGGCCAGGGATGCTTTGAGCAAGGTCACTGTGACAGGAGGTGCGGTCGATGGTGATTCTATGCAGGTCGATAGCGTGGAGAAGTTGCCAGAGGAACTTGTTGCCAAGGTGGACGAGACCCATCAGAC ATTATCAAAGGGTCGCAAGAAGCGTCCTGTCCCCGAGGGTTGGGCCACCGGCGAAGAGATTTCGGCTTTCGAGAGCGCGACCACACACTCCTTGCCTGTTCCTGAGGCTACCGCCCTTACTGTTGGAGGAACCAATGCCGCGGCAGTTGGAGGCTTGAAGGGACAGGCAGTTGTCTACTCTACCACCGAGGATAAGGTCGAGCAGTCTCTCTCAGTGGGTGAGCCTGTTACAGACGCTGTTTGGGCTGAGGCCGGTGTCGCATTTGCGACTGGCCAAGGCAGTGTCAAGGTCTTCCAGGAGGGTAACCAGGTTGCATCACTGAGTGAACatgctggtgctgctacGGCATTGAGCCTGCACCCCAGCGGTGAAATTCTGGCCTCTGTTGGTACAGATAAGAGCATCGTGTTCTACGACTTGGTCGCACAGAAACGTGTTGCCCGCGCTTACACCGATGCTG CTCTTACATCTTGTGCCTTCCACCCTGATGGTCACCTCTTTGCCGCCGGTACCACATCAGGCGAaatcaagctcttcatgACCAACACTCTTGAGCAGGCAGCTTCTTTCAGCCTGGGCGCCCCTATCCAGGCTCTCAGCTTCTCCGAGAACGGCTACTGGTTCGCAGCTACAGCCAAGGGCCAGACCATGGTCACTATTTTTGATCTGCGTAAAGAGGGAGACGCGGCGGTGGCCAAGGTTCTTGAGACTGGCGGGCCGGTCCAGTCCCTGGCGTGGGACTACAGTGGCCAGTTCCTCGCCACTGGCGGTGCGGCTGGAGTTACAGTGCAACAGTTCACCAAGTCCAGCAAGAAGTGGACCGAGCCTTTGAAGAGTTCTACACCCTCCGTTGCTGTTCGGTGGGGAGAGTCTGCAAAGCAGATCGTAACAGTCAATGGTGAGGGTGTGGTCAGCGTACTTGCAACAAAGGAATAG